In Camelina sativa cultivar DH55 chromosome 16, Cs, whole genome shotgun sequence, a single window of DNA contains:
- the LOC104750376 gene encoding uncharacterized protein LOC104750376, producing the protein MGEQQISATVPRDRTDEQAILALKKGAQLLKCRRRGNPKFCPFKLSMDEKYLIWYSGQEERQLRLSSVITIVRGQITPNFQKQAQSDRKEQSFSLIYANGEHTLDLICKDKAQAESWFKGLRAVITKHHNVRTSTNLRTSRGAQSCINSPAGFIRRKQNLGLLEETPDYTQIRSLCGSPSTLLEERCLSNGLSCSSDSFAASDAIGPVSYYYETDYDIRNSDFESTGSELCKNSSQRFVASPPPSVITQPVTRSNVLKDIMIWGAITGLIDGSKNQNDALSPKLLESAKMFDVQSISLGAKHAALVTRQGEVFCWGNGNSGKLGLKVNIDTDHPKRVESLEDVAVRSVACSDHQTCAVTESGEMYLWGIDGGTIEQSGSQFLTRKVSDVLSGSQSVYIVACGAWHTAIVTSCGQLFTYGSGTFGVLGHGSLESVTKPKEVESLRRMKVLYVSCGPWHTAAVVETASDRKFYNAKSCGKLFTWGDGDKGRLGHTDSKRKLVPTCVTELIDHDFTKVSCGWTLTVALSISGTVYTMGSSIHGQLGCPRAKDKSINVVLGNLTRQFVKDIASGSHHVAVLTSFGNVYTWGKGTNGQLGLGDVRDRNSPVLVEPLGDRLVESIACGLNLTAAICLHKEISLTDQTACSSCKSAFGFTRKKHNCYNCGLLFCNACSSKKAVNASLAPNKSKLSRVCDSCFDHLWSITEFSRNVKTENHTPRMQLVTTRRVSEDWTEKETENEMQNLPQGEQPRWGQVSVPSLFHFDKVSTSSPMNLSVSSRRPSSTMTSTSSESNKILIEEIERLKAEIRNLQTQCELGNEKMQECQQELDKTWEVAKEEAEKSKAAKEIIKALASKLQTNKEKPSNPPKTVIACNPSQVSPIFDDSVSIPYLTPITTSRSQPENRQLVEKCVTKSSNRDSNVKLLVDASPAITRTGHHQNGTQDSTAEQVEQYEPGVYITFTALPCGRKTLKRVRFSRKRFSEKEAQRWWEEKQVLVYNKYDAEA; encoded by the exons ATGGGCGAACAGCAAATCTCAGCTACAGTTCCTCGTGATAGAACTGATGAACag GCAATCTTGGCTTTGAAGAAAGGTGCACAGCTTCTGAAATGTAGGAGAAGAGGAAACCCAAAGTTCTGTCCTTTTAAACTCTCAATG GATGAGAAGTACTTGATTTGGTACTCAGGACAAGAGGAGAGACAATTGAGATTGAGTTCGGTTATTACAATTGTCCGAGGACAAATTACG CCAAACTTTCAGAAACAAGCTCAATCGGATCGAAAGGAACAGTCTTTTTCACTCATTTATGCTAATGGAGAACACACTCTTGATCTT ATATGTAAAGATAAAGCACAAGCAGAATCTTGGTTTAAAGGCCTTAGAGCTGTGATAACAAAGCACCATAACGTTAGGACCTCTACGAATCTTCGGACTAGTAGGGGAGCTCAAAGTTGTATTAATAGTCCTGCGGGTTTTATCCGAAGGAAACAGAATCTCGGACTTCTTGAAGAGACCCCTGACTACACTCAG ATACGCAGTTTATGTGGAAGTCCATCTACGTTACTTGAAGAGCGGTGTTTATCTAACGGGTTGTCATGTTCTTCCGACAGTTTTGCTGCATCTGATGCCATTGGTCCTGTTTCTTATTACTATGAAACAGATTATGATATTAGGAACTCGGATTTTGAATCTACAGGTTCAGAACTTTGCAAGAACTCATCACAGAGATTTGTTGCTTCTCCACCTCCTTCTGTCATAACACAGCCGGTTACAAGATCCAATGTCCTCAAGGACATAATGATATGGGGAGCTATAACTGGTCTTATCGATGGCTCGAAGAATCAGAACGATGCGTTATCTCCTAAGCTTTTAGAATCTGCCAAAATGTTTGATGTACAGAGTATTTCTCTAGGTGCAAAACATGCTGCGCTGGTTACAAGACAAGGTGAAGTGTTTTGTTGGGGCAATGGGAACAGTGGTAAGCTCGGACTTAAAGTTAACATCGACACCGACCATCCAAAACGCGTTGAGTCACTCGAGGATGTTGCTGTTAGATCAGTTGCTTGTAGTGATCATCAAACGTGTGCTGTTACGGAGTCAGGAGAGATGTATCTATGGGGAATCGATGGTGGAACCATTGAACAATCAGGAAGCCAGTTCTTGACTCGAAAAGTATCCGACGTTTTAAGCGGATCTCAGAGTGTTTATATTGTCGCTTGTGGCGCGTGGCACACGGCGATTGTGACTAGTTGTGGTCAGCTTTTCACTTACGGTAGTGGAACTTTTGGAGTTCTTGGACATGGGAGTCTTGAGAGtgtaacaaaaccaaaagaagtgGAGTCTTTGAGACGTATGAAGGTACTATATGTTTCTTGTGGACCATGGCACACTGCTGCGGTAGTTGAAACCGCGTCCGACCGGAAGTTTTACAATGCTAAGAGTTGTGGAAAGCTGTTTACTTGGGGAGATGGAGATAAAGGACGGCTAGGACATACAGATAGCAAGAGAAAGCTAGTGCCAACTTGTGTTACAGAGCTCATTGATCATGATTTTACAAAAGTCTCTTGTGGATGGACTTTAACTGTTGCACTCAGCATTTCAGGAACGGTTTATACAATGGGTAGCTCGATCCATGGGCAGTTGGGATGTCCAAGAGCAAAGGACAAGTCGATAAATGTTGTTTTGGGCAATCTAACACGGCAGTTTGTTAAGGATATTGCTTCCGGTTCACATCATGTAGCTGTGTTAACTTCGTTTGGAAATGTTTATACTTGGGGAAAAGGCACGAACGGACAACTTGGGTTAGGTGACGTTAGAGATAGAAACTCGCCGGTTCTTGTTGAGCCTTTAGGTGATAGGTTGGTAGAGAGTATAGCTTGTGGGTTGAACTTGACGGCTGCGATATGTTTGCATAAAGAGATCTCTTTGACTGATCAAACAGCTTGCAGTTCTTGCAAATCAGCTTTTGGATTCACAAGGAAAAAACATAACTGTTACAACTGTGGTCTCTTGTTTTGTAACGCTTGTAGTAGCAAGAAAGCTGTAAATGCTTCCTTGGCACCAAACAAAAGCAAGCTCTCTAGGGTTTGTGATTCTTGCTTCGATCATCTATGGAGTATAACAGAGTTTTCAAGAAATGTCAAGACGGAGAATCATACTCCAAGGATGCAGCTGGTTACTACACGAAGGGTATCTGAGGATTGGactgaaaaagaaacagagaatgaGATGCAGAATCTTCCACAAGGTGAACAGCCTCGATGGGGACAAGTCTCTGTTCCTTCTCTGTTTCATTTCGATAAAGTTTCGACTAGTTCTCCTATGAATCTGTCAGTATCATCGAGGCGACCATCTTCTACAATGACATCAACCTCGTCTGAGTCGAATAAGATCTTAATTGAAGAAATCGAAAGGCTAAAAGCCgag ATAAGAAATCTCCAGACACAATGTGAACTTGGCAATGAGAAGATGCAAGAATGCCAACAAGAACTCGACAAGACATGGGAAGTTGCTAAAGAAGAAGCCGAGAAGTCGAAAGCTGCGAAAGAGATAATCAAAGCCTTGGCGTCTAAG CTTCAAACGAATAAAGAGAAACCGAGCAATCCTCCTAAAACCGTCATTGCATGCAATCCTTCTCAAGTCTCACCAATCTTTGATGACTCAGTGTCCATTCCATATCTCACACCAATCACTACATCTCGTTCCCAACCCGAAAACAGACAACTTGTAGAGAAATGTGTCACGAAATCCTCGAACCGTGACAGCAACGTTAAGCTATTAGTAGATGCATCGCCTGCCATCACAAGAACAGGACATCACCAAAACGGAACACAAGACTCGACAGCAGAACAAGTGGAGCAATACGAGCCTGGTGTATATATAACTTTCACGGCTTTGCCTTGCGGTCGGAAGACGCTTAAACGCGTACGGTTTAG TCGGAAGAGGTTTTCAGAGAAGGAAGCACAAAGATGGTGGGAAGAGAAGCAGGTTTTGGTCTATAACAAGTATGATGCTGAAGCATGA